From Butyricimonas paravirosa, one genomic window encodes:
- a CDS encoding RagB/SusD family nutrient uptake outer membrane protein: protein MKRKIQLITLICCTLVFGACDSWLDVKPYDQIAEEDLLNSETGFQKLLNGVYIELNDENLYGSTLMVEMLELMGGAYKIGDDQGKWGNYIDLNSYKYSTEYWRGRLDKVWEKAYALIMNCNKILDNIENRESLFTGINYDIIRGEALALRAMLHFDMLRLFGPVYMNNPENECIPYYLHQSPNVNDLLPANKIMEYVIHDLQEAEKALANDPIITKGTLMESAGNESNFLRYRALRMNHYAVQGLMARVYLYAGDKTNASIYAKKVITAAEAGTFPFTERTEAKSDRIFSSEVLFALTNTNRVLLFKNYHDPSRNPAFIFTMDEKLLNFLYSAPGSSTTSDIRFEANWEQATLPGLTSGARYFYKYNDMSTTGLIQNTMIPMLRLGEMYLIAAESESETLNDGLPYINTLRNKRGISNLGSLTTTELTYEYMRELYGEGQLFYFYKRTFTNILNRTNNSGSKPAGQAASTQVFVVPLPDTEINNRQ from the coding sequence ATGAAAAGAAAAATACAATTAATCACGCTTATATGTTGCACCCTTGTTTTCGGGGCTTGCGACAGTTGGTTGGACGTGAAACCTTACGACCAGATAGCGGAAGAAGACCTGTTGAACTCGGAAACCGGTTTCCAGAAATTACTGAACGGCGTGTATATCGAGTTGAACGACGAGAACCTTTACGGAAGTACCCTCATGGTGGAAATGCTAGAACTCATGGGCGGAGCCTACAAGATCGGCGACGACCAAGGGAAATGGGGGAATTATATTGATTTAAACAGCTATAAATACAGCACTGAATACTGGCGGGGACGCTTGGATAAAGTTTGGGAAAAAGCTTACGCCCTGATCATGAACTGTAACAAGATTCTTGATAACATAGAAAACCGGGAATCACTCTTCACGGGTATCAACTATGACATTATCCGGGGAGAAGCCTTGGCTTTGCGTGCCATGTTGCACTTCGATATGTTACGCCTGTTCGGCCCGGTTTACATGAACAACCCGGAAAACGAGTGTATTCCTTACTATTTACACCAATCACCGAATGTAAACGATTTATTACCCGCGAACAAAATCATGGAATATGTCATTCATGACTTGCAAGAAGCGGAGAAAGCGTTGGCAAATGACCCGATCATCACAAAAGGTACTTTAATGGAATCAGCCGGGAATGAATCCAATTTCCTGCGTTACCGGGCATTACGTATGAACCATTATGCGGTACAAGGGCTCATGGCACGAGTTTATCTCTATGCCGGGGATAAAACCAATGCATCCATCTACGCCAAAAAAGTGATCACGGCGGCAGAAGCGGGCACATTCCCATTCACGGAAAGAACGGAAGCCAAGAGTGACCGGATTTTCTCGTCAGAGGTCTTATTTGCCTTAACAAACACAAATCGGGTTCTATTATTCAAAAATTACCATGATCCCTCTCGTAATCCGGCGTTTATATTTACCATGGATGAAAAATTATTGAATTTCTTGTACTCGGCACCGGGTTCCTCTACCACAAGCGACATTCGTTTCGAGGCAAACTGGGAACAGGCCACACTTCCCGGATTGACAAGCGGCGCCCGGTATTTCTATAAATACAATGACATGAGTACCACCGGGCTAATCCAGAACACGATGATCCCCATGTTAAGATTGGGAGAGATGTATCTGATCGCCGCGGAAAGCGAATCGGAAACTCTGAATGACGGACTTCCATATATCAACACCTTAAGAAATAAACGAGGTATTTCGAACCTCGGTTCCCTAACGACAACCGAGCTTACTTACGAATACATGCGCGAATTATATGGAGAAGGACAATTGTTCTATTTCTATAAACGGACGTTTACAAACATCTTAAATAGAACGAACAATAGTGGAAGTAAACCTGCAGGTCAAGCGGCATCCACCCAAGTTTTCGTGGTGCCTTTACCCGACACAGAAATTAATAATCGACAATAA
- a CDS encoding SusC/RagA family TonB-linked outer membrane protein has product MKEDTSSNLRQVIPWTQFTGKMILPLFLIIVFCSMTYNSHAQETRLNLKLENTTLLDAIKQISTTTGMEFFYNAGQVKAYDKRISKEFTNAPLTQVLEFLLDKTPFTYKLEDKTIVIVQRPVQANTPKIKLIELKGVVFDKDTREPLPGVTVMIEGSQQGTATNANGEFIFPIDSGNYNIIFSFIGYERLVKKFDGNNSAEFQEIQLTPAVETIEDVVVTGIYRRKKESFTGSASTYKVEDLKAAGTQNVLQSIRTLDPSFKINVNNQFGSDPNRLPDVEIRGKSSVMGLKEEYGTDPNQPLFILDGFETDLQTVMDLNMNRVASVTLLKDAASTAIYGSRAANGVLVIETKVPEKGVLSLSYKGDFSITMADLSDYNLMNAREKLEFETRAGRYTSTTNDPMDQITLDNLRNQRLQDIERGVNTYWLSEPIRTGFVQKHNLYAEGGEERIRYGLGLSYGNTQGVMKGSDRQTISGNIDLVYRTGKFQFSNKFILDYMKTNDPAVPFSEYAQANPYFRKYNSEGGIDKYLYYTEDPEEYSVPNPLWNAHLNNYDVQDQFGFTNNFILEWFATDDLRARAKFGITKNNSTAEVRLSPQHSDFDEVSDTEKGLYTNAQTKNLNYEGDISVTYGHLFAGKHMVNAVAGFNFSTKENSQNGYKAIGFTEDEFDAPSFTNSYPAGSKPTYTESKTRAASFYINGGYAYDNRYLFDFNYRSDGTSVFGTNNRFRNTWSVGLGWNIHSEKFMENCDFFQLLKLRGSVGNPGNQNFASYQAFSTYAFTHWMSNIFGTGVILEGLGNPDLAWQETINYSLGADITMFNERVNVTLDLYRKKTDPLVAAITTPSSIGVKSVMMNMGQLKTDGIEVTLKVSPIYRPQDRFVWNISLNGTHAKSKYSKIGNSLQSMNEQNQANLNTTRYYDGGSPTDIWAVRSAGIDPATGQDLFIKKDGTYTFTYDKNDEVVVGNTEPKLEGVLGTTLYYKGFSFGCYLRYQLGGQVFNSALYEKVENIDRESINYNQDKRALYDRWSTPGQEAKFKRISLFQTTETSSRFVMDENTLSGESFNIGYEFTQPFIKHVGLSTLTVQANMNDIFRVSSVKSERGIDYPFARTMSFSISATF; this is encoded by the coding sequence ATGAAAGAAGACACTTCATCCAATCTTAGACAAGTAATTCCCTGGACCCAGTTCACGGGAAAAATGATCTTGCCTCTTTTCCTGATCATCGTATTTTGCAGCATGACCTACAATTCACATGCGCAGGAAACGCGTCTCAATCTTAAACTGGAAAATACGACCCTTCTGGATGCTATCAAACAAATCAGCACCACCACGGGAATGGAATTCTTTTATAATGCAGGACAGGTCAAAGCTTATGACAAACGCATCTCTAAGGAATTCACAAACGCCCCACTAACACAAGTACTGGAATTTTTGTTGGACAAAACACCTTTCACGTACAAACTGGAAGATAAAACGATCGTTATCGTACAACGTCCGGTACAAGCTAATACCCCCAAGATAAAACTTATCGAGCTAAAAGGTGTCGTGTTTGATAAAGATACCCGTGAACCCCTTCCCGGCGTAACCGTCATGATCGAAGGAAGTCAGCAGGGTACTGCAACCAACGCCAACGGAGAATTTATTTTCCCTATCGATTCGGGGAACTACAACATCATATTTTCTTTTATCGGTTACGAAAGATTAGTAAAAAAATTCGATGGTAACAACAGTGCGGAATTTCAGGAAATACAACTTACCCCCGCCGTGGAAACCATCGAGGACGTCGTGGTGACCGGAATATACCGAAGAAAAAAAGAGAGTTTCACGGGATCGGCAAGCACGTACAAGGTGGAAGATTTGAAAGCCGCCGGTACACAAAATGTACTTCAGAGTATCAGAACGCTAGACCCCTCTTTCAAGATTAACGTCAATAACCAATTCGGCTCAGACCCGAACCGGTTGCCGGACGTGGAGATTAGAGGTAAGAGTAGTGTCATGGGATTAAAAGAAGAATACGGAACCGATCCAAACCAACCGTTATTTATATTGGACGGATTCGAAACGGATCTACAGACCGTCATGGATTTGAACATGAACCGGGTAGCCTCCGTAACACTTTTAAAGGACGCCGCCTCCACAGCGATTTACGGTTCAAGAGCCGCCAACGGTGTATTGGTTATTGAAACGAAAGTTCCGGAAAAAGGAGTTCTTTCACTCTCGTACAAAGGAGATTTCAGCATAACCATGGCTGACCTATCGGACTATAACCTCATGAACGCACGGGAGAAACTGGAGTTTGAAACCAGAGCGGGAAGATACACCAGCACCACAAACGACCCGATGGACCAAATCACGCTGGACAATCTCAGAAACCAACGTTTACAAGACATCGAACGAGGCGTTAACACCTACTGGCTCAGCGAACCGATTCGCACGGGTTTCGTTCAGAAACACAACCTCTACGCCGAAGGAGGCGAGGAACGCATCAGATATGGTCTAGGTTTAAGTTACGGCAACACGCAAGGCGTCATGAAAGGCTCAGATCGTCAAACGATAAGCGGAAATATCGACTTGGTCTACCGCACAGGTAAATTCCAATTCAGCAATAAATTTATACTGGATTACATGAAAACGAATGACCCGGCCGTTCCTTTCTCGGAATACGCTCAAGCTAATCCTTATTTCAGGAAATACAATAGCGAAGGCGGCATCGACAAATATTTATACTACACGGAAGATCCGGAAGAATATTCCGTACCCAATCCCTTGTGGAACGCTCACTTGAATAATTACGACGTGCAAGATCAATTCGGATTCACGAATAATTTCATCCTCGAATGGTTTGCCACGGATGACCTGCGTGCAAGGGCCAAGTTCGGGATTACCAAGAACAATTCGACAGCCGAAGTACGTCTTTCCCCGCAACACAGTGATTTTGACGAGGTAAGCGACACAGAAAAAGGACTTTACACAAACGCCCAAACGAAAAACCTGAATTACGAAGGGGACATTTCTGTCACCTATGGGCACTTGTTTGCGGGGAAACACATGGTGAACGCCGTGGCCGGATTCAATTTCAGTACCAAGGAAAATTCCCAAAACGGGTATAAGGCAATCGGATTTACAGAAGATGAATTTGACGCCCCGTCTTTTACCAACAGTTACCCGGCAGGGTCTAAACCGACTTACACGGAAAGCAAAACACGTGCTGCCAGTTTCTATATCAACGGGGGCTACGCTTATGACAATCGCTATCTATTCGATTTCAACTACCGCAGTGACGGAACTTCCGTGTTCGGAACAAACAACCGTTTCAGAAACACGTGGTCTGTCGGTTTAGGTTGGAATATCCACTCTGAAAAATTCATGGAGAATTGCGATTTCTTCCAACTATTAAAACTCAGAGGCTCGGTCGGAAACCCGGGAAACCAGAATTTCGCCTCTTATCAGGCATTCTCTACCTATGCTTTCACGCACTGGATGAGTAATATTTTCGGAACCGGAGTTATTCTTGAAGGATTGGGCAATCCCGATCTGGCATGGCAGGAAACCATCAATTATAGCTTGGGAGCCGACATCACAATGTTCAACGAACGAGTGAATGTCACCTTGGATTTATACCGGAAAAAGACCGATCCACTAGTAGCAGCCATCACGACACCGAGTTCTATCGGGGTGAAAAGTGTCATGATGAACATGGGGCAATTAAAAACAGACGGTATTGAAGTTACGTTAAAAGTTTCTCCCATTTATCGCCCGCAAGATCGTTTCGTATGGAATATCAGTCTCAACGGAACACATGCCAAGTCAAAATATTCCAAAATCGGGAACAGCTTGCAATCCATGAACGAACAGAATCAGGCAAACCTGAACACTACTAGGTACTACGACGGTGGTAGCCCCACCGATATTTGGGCGGTAAGATCGGCAGGTATTGATCCGGCGACAGGTCAGGATTTGTTTATCAAGAAAGACGGTACTTACACTTTCACGTATGACAAAAATGATGAAGTCGTGGTCGGAAACACGGAACCGAAACTGGAAGGAGTACTCGGTACAACCCTTTACTACAAAGGTTTCTCGTTCGGATGTTACCTGCGTTATCAGCTAGGAGGTCAGGTTTTCAATAGCGCTCTTTACGAGAAGGTAGAAAATATCGACAGGGAAAGCATTAATTATAACCAAGATAAACGGGCTTTATACGACCGTTGGAGTACTCCGGGACAAGAGGCAAAATTCAAAAGAATTTCTCTTTTCCAAACAACTGAAACCTCTTCCCGTTTCGTGATGGACGAAAACACGCTAAGCGGAGAATCTTTCAACATCGGTTACGAGTTTACCCAACCTTTCATCAAGCATGTCGGTTTGTCTACATTGACCGTGCAAGCTAACATGAACGATATTTTCAGAGTTTCATCGGTAAAGAGCGAGCGAGGTATTGACTATCCTTTTGCACGCACGATGTCATTCTCTATATCTGCAACCTTTTAA
- a CDS encoding FecR family protein, with translation MKTNAGKYLKRPIGENEEELLEEIWNSLPPVENDDQMLDENYRNVKQRIHKHTFRRRIIYISSSAAAVCLFILLLFSPESSEKSPVFAQLNDMGISISEQKVQFMIGDSIVANLNTSARMNVNPNAKTTLQSATGEEITLQEETPLKIYVPAGKRFDLELTDGTHVWLNSDTWLEYPATFASAKERRVKIEGEGFFDVKPDATKPFHVEIPGGESIRVLGTSFNVSAYSDNEENITTLVTGKIEYSLPTRTEAIALLPNEQVRVNKTTKGVTKNEVNTSEFAMWKEGILYFNNEKLPALAKQLARMYGIEIKVAEKYNDTCFSGMIRYERGIDYITKLLTTTSNITCSIENGIIHLK, from the coding sequence ATGAAAACAAATGCAGGGAAATATTTGAAACGCCCCATCGGGGAGAACGAGGAAGAGTTACTGGAGGAAATATGGAACTCACTTCCCCCCGTGGAAAACGATGATCAAATGTTGGACGAAAACTATCGGAACGTGAAACAAAGAATACATAAACATACCTTCAGACGCCGTATCATCTACATTTCAAGTAGTGCAGCTGCGGTATGCTTATTTATACTTTTGCTATTCAGCCCCGAATCATCCGAAAAATCTCCTGTATTTGCACAATTAAATGATATGGGCATATCTATCAGCGAACAAAAAGTTCAATTCATGATAGGAGATTCCATCGTGGCCAACCTGAACACATCAGCCAGAATGAATGTCAACCCAAACGCGAAGACGACCTTACAATCCGCCACGGGTGAGGAAATCACCCTGCAAGAGGAGACCCCACTCAAGATATACGTCCCCGCGGGAAAGCGTTTCGATCTAGAACTGACGGACGGCACTCACGTGTGGTTAAATTCGGACACATGGCTCGAATACCCGGCAACATTCGCCTCTGCCAAAGAGAGACGGGTAAAAATAGAGGGAGAAGGCTTCTTCGACGTCAAACCGGATGCCACAAAACCTTTTCACGTGGAAATCCCCGGAGGAGAATCCATTCGGGTATTGGGGACCAGTTTCAACGTTTCAGCTTACTCGGATAACGAAGAGAATATCACGACATTGGTTACCGGGAAAATTGAATACTCACTCCCCACACGAACTGAAGCCATCGCCCTCTTACCCAATGAACAAGTACGGGTAAACAAAACGACGAAAGGAGTCACGAAAAACGAGGTAAACACCTCCGAATTCGCCATGTGGAAAGAAGGAATCCTCTATTTCAACAATGAGAAATTACCCGCACTGGCAAAACAGCTTGCCCGAATGTACGGCATTGAAATAAAAGTAGCAGAAAAATACAACGATACTTGCTTCTCCGGTATGATCCGGTATGAAAGAGGTATTGATTACATCACGAAATTATTAACAACAACAAGTAATATAACGTGTAGCATTGAAAACGGTATCATTCATCTGAAGTAA
- a CDS encoding RNA polymerase sigma-70 factor, translated as MQHNFDITNNGEIVDALIKGDEATFAMVYKSYFTSLRNYATTILSDQEAAYEIVQNLFVTLWENRKKLDREKSLRNYLLRGTHNNSLRYLKTHSLHQLHHEQIKQETSEEEENTINHDPPTDPETLLANILNELPERSKQVVIMSHIENKKSTQIAKELGISARTVETILYQAMKKLRAKAKK; from the coding sequence ATGCAACATAATTTCGACATAACAAACAACGGGGAAATCGTTGATGCACTTATAAAAGGAGATGAAGCAACTTTTGCCATGGTCTACAAAAGCTACTTCACCTCCTTAAGAAATTATGCCACCACCATCCTCTCGGATCAAGAAGCCGCTTATGAAATTGTTCAGAATCTTTTTGTCACCTTATGGGAAAACCGGAAAAAACTAGACCGGGAAAAATCTCTCCGCAACTATCTTCTTCGGGGAACTCACAATAATTCACTACGCTACCTCAAAACCCACTCCCTTCATCAACTGCATCACGAACAGATAAAACAGGAGACAAGCGAAGAAGAAGAAAATACCATCAACCATGATCCCCCGACAGATCCCGAAACCCTACTGGCTAACATCCTTAACGAGCTACCGGAAAGAAGTAAACAAGTGGTCATCATGAGCCATATCGAGAATAAAAAAAGTACTCAAATCGCCAAAGAACTGGGCATTTCTGCCCGGACCGTAGAAACGATTCTCTACCAGGCCATGAAAAAACTTCGGGCAAAAGCAAAAAAATAA
- the menB gene encoding 1,4-dihydroxy-2-naphthoyl-CoA synthase, whose product MSKREWTTIKEYEDIRFEFFEGIAKITIDRQEVYNAFRPQTNFEMLDAINICRERSDIGVVVLTGAGDKAFCSGGDQKVKGIGGYIDENGVPRLNVLDLHKAIRSLPKPVIAMVNGYAIGGGHVLHVVCDLTIASENARFGQTGPKVGSFDGGFGSSYLARHVGQKKAREIWFLCRQYTAKEAEEMGMVNKVVPFDQLEDETVDWCKTIMQRSPMAIRMIKRALNAELDGQHGLMEFAGDATLMYYLMEEAQEGKNAFLEKRDPDFKKFPKFP is encoded by the coding sequence ATGTCAAAAAGAGAATGGACTACAATCAAAGAATATGAAGACATTCGATTTGAATTCTTCGAAGGAATAGCTAAAATAACCATTGACCGCCAGGAAGTTTATAATGCTTTCCGTCCGCAAACCAATTTCGAAATGCTGGATGCCATAAATATCTGTCGGGAACGGAGTGACATTGGTGTTGTTGTACTCACGGGGGCCGGGGACAAAGCGTTTTGTTCCGGAGGTGACCAGAAAGTGAAAGGAATAGGAGGCTACATTGATGAAAACGGGGTCCCCCGCCTCAACGTACTCGACCTGCACAAAGCCATCCGTTCTCTTCCGAAACCCGTCATCGCCATGGTAAACGGGTACGCCATCGGCGGAGGCCACGTGCTTCATGTCGTGTGTGACCTCACGATCGCTTCCGAGAATGCCCGTTTCGGACAAACAGGACCTAAAGTCGGTAGCTTCGACGGGGGATTCGGTTCCTCGTATCTCGCCCGCCACGTGGGCCAGAAGAAAGCTCGTGAAATCTGGTTCCTTTGCCGCCAATACACCGCCAAAGAAGCCGAAGAGATGGGGATGGTGAACAAGGTGGTTCCCTTCGATCAACTGGAAGATGAAACCGTGGACTGGTGCAAGACCATCATGCAACGCAGCCCGATGGCCATCCGCATGATCAAACGGGCATTAAATGCCGAATTGGACGGTCAACACGGATTAATGGAATTCGCCGGGGATGCCACCCTGATGTACTATCTCATGGAAGAGGCACAAGAGGGTAAAAATGCCTTCCTGGAGAAACGAGACCCGGACTTCAAAAAATTCCCCAAATTCCCATGA
- a CDS encoding DUF2752 domain-containing protein, which produces MYSFGHFKKIGLILIILLGIILFFIDPEYSAFIPKCPFRWFTGLDCPACGSQRAIHQLLHLNIKGAFGYNPFLILSIPYLIALVITQWFDPRNKLARLKRICHHRIVVNTYLILIIVWWIARNILPFLQGSLPPTI; this is translated from the coding sequence ATGTATTCGTTCGGACATTTTAAGAAAATAGGCCTCATTCTAATTATACTACTCGGGATCATCCTGTTCTTCATTGATCCCGAGTATTCGGCATTTATACCCAAATGTCCCTTTCGTTGGTTCACGGGACTTGATTGTCCGGCATGTGGTAGCCAAAGGGCAATTCATCAATTATTACACCTGAATATCAAAGGAGCTTTCGGGTATAACCCGTTCCTTATTCTTTCTATTCCTTATCTAATTGCTCTTGTAATCACGCAATGGTTTGACCCCCGAAATAAATTAGCCCGGCTAAAAAGGATCTGCCATCACCGGATAGTCGTCAACACGTACTTAATATTAATCATAGTATGGTGGATCGCCCGGAATATCCTACCTTTCCTCCAGGGTTCCTTACCACCAACCATATAG
- a CDS encoding CD225/dispanin family protein yields MENYFYLNEKNEQKGPVSPEELIRNGVTKNSLVWKNGMAQWLPAGEVPELAKLFTNETSTPLSPPPFPPTPPQPPVNNNSKPDNWLVWAILSTILCCLPLGIVSIIYATKVDNLWNSGQQEEAIKASNMARLFFFLALGGGVLAVIIGFVSGLTSVLMGGGYY; encoded by the coding sequence ATGGAAAACTATTTTTACCTGAACGAAAAGAATGAACAAAAAGGCCCGGTTTCTCCCGAAGAATTAATTCGCAACGGGGTAACGAAAAACTCCCTCGTGTGGAAAAACGGTATGGCCCAATGGCTCCCGGCAGGAGAAGTTCCCGAACTTGCGAAATTGTTCACGAACGAAACCTCCACGCCTTTATCACCCCCGCCATTCCCTCCCACACCACCTCAACCACCGGTAAACAATAATTCCAAACCGGACAACTGGCTAGTATGGGCAATCCTATCAACCATTTTGTGCTGTTTGCCGCTAGGGATTGTCTCCATCATCTATGCCACGAAAGTGGACAACCTCTGGAATTCCGGTCAGCAAGAGGAAGCGATAAAAGCTTCTAACATGGCAAGATTATTTTTCTTCTTGGCATTAGGTGGAGGTGTACTCGCCGTCATCATCGGGTTCGTCAGCGGATTAACAAGTGTACTGATGGGAGGAGGTTATTATTAA
- a CDS encoding WG repeat-containing protein: MDKTHKQVGPLSLDELKQQGITRETPVWREGMPNWVQAKDIPELHECITSPKPQISVVQIVLILYATLGTILFLLAGRFVSAFVASWFDIYPYVPGIVILIIGVLGIIFSLFYKKRKYLLNTTLIVLPFLLSSLFSIFYYGVLNHAYCFRYDRCIIEKRSGVGVMDKFGLEIIPYVYDNIAPNSYWSPAYYRATYNNQKGILALDGTEIIPCIYDDVDTWLTTDNFMVKSGKLKGLYTPRGKVIVPCEYTKISRWRETSLLHVKIDDQEGLYTLEGEEILPCQFIICKELNGISLINRGGFSKDGKVQNGVWGAINKKGKIIIPCKYNDIIPYAGSERIEADGGYIKDIYDFNGNYLRSEYKW; the protein is encoded by the coding sequence ATGGACAAGACCCACAAACAGGTCGGGCCGCTTTCGCTAGATGAACTTAAACAACAAGGAATCACACGAGAAACACCCGTGTGGCGTGAAGGTATGCCAAACTGGGTACAGGCAAAAGATATTCCCGAATTACATGAATGTATCACATCTCCTAAACCACAAATCAGCGTGGTACAGATTGTCCTGATTTTATACGCAACCTTAGGCACGATTCTCTTCTTACTCGCTGGCAGATTTGTTTCGGCGTTTGTCGCCTCGTGGTTTGACATTTACCCATACGTTCCGGGAATTGTCATCCTCATCATCGGGGTACTAGGCATCATCTTTTCCCTGTTTTACAAAAAAAGAAAATACTTACTGAATACAACACTGATAGTTCTACCCTTCTTACTATCTTCCTTATTTTCCATTTTCTATTATGGAGTACTAAATCATGCCTATTGTTTCCGATACGATCGCTGCATCATAGAGAAAAGATCCGGAGTAGGAGTCATGGATAAATTCGGATTGGAAATCATTCCCTACGTATACGATAATATCGCACCCAATAGTTACTGGTCACCCGCTTACTACCGGGCCACGTATAACAACCAAAAAGGGATACTCGCCCTCGATGGAACTGAAATTATCCCATGTATATACGATGATGTTGACACTTGGCTCACGACCGACAATTTCATGGTTAAATCAGGGAAACTAAAAGGACTATATACCCCAAGAGGAAAAGTAATCGTTCCTTGCGAGTACACGAAAATTTCCCGCTGGCGGGAAACCTCGCTCCTCCACGTGAAAATAGATGACCAAGAAGGCCTCTATACCCTGGAGGGAGAAGAGATATTACCCTGTCAATTTATCATCTGTAAAGAATTAAACGGTATATCACTGATCAACCGCGGCGGATTCTCGAAAGACGGTAAAGTGCAGAATGGAGTCTGGGGTGCAATCAATAAAAAAGGAAAAATCATTATCCCCTGCAAATACAATGACATCATACCCTACGCCGGTTCTGAACGCATCGAGGCCGACGGGGGATATATCAAAGATATTTACGACTTTAACGGAAATTATTTACGAAGCGAATATAAATGGTAA